From Hemiscyllium ocellatum isolate sHemOce1 unplaced genomic scaffold, sHemOce1.pat.X.cur. scaffold_697_pat_ctg1, whole genome shotgun sequence, the proteins below share one genomic window:
- the LOC132814154 gene encoding rap guanine nucleotide exchange factor 3-like: MQIAEDCKGLRRSSTEKLPHAGRVLQGALLSSFPSLLRDHKYHLKTLRQCCTGEELVDDLMKLQPSLQGRLQAVGILQLLLDLEILVPVRQGSTFQDKDSSFFRFAVGAPGREESPRAGTAEDELQEAMELLALLGIEALLTSCLRKP, from the exons ATGCAGATCGCAGAGGACTGCAAGGGGTTGAGGAGG AGCTCGACAGAGAAGCTGCCTCATGCTGGGCGTGTCCTACAGGGGGCACTGCTGTCTTCCTTCCCCAGCCTGCTTCGTGACCATAAGTATCACCTCAAGACGCTAAG GCAGTGCTGCACTGGGGAGGAGTTGGTGGATGACCTGATGAAACTACAGCCGTCCCTCCAGGGGAGATTGCAGGCTGTTGGCATCTTACAACTTCTGCTTGATCTAGAAATCCTCGTTCCTG TGCGCCAGGGGAGTACCTTCCAAGACAAAGACAGCAGTTTCTTCCGTTTCGCCGTGGGTGCCCCTGGGCGTGAGGAGTCCCCGAGAGCTGGCACTGCCGAGGATGAACTGCAGGAGGCGATGGAGTTACTCGCTCTGCTCGGGATTGAGGCCTTACTTACCTCCTGTCTCCGAAAACCGTGA